Within Actinosynnema pretiosum, the genomic segment ACTTCAACCGGAAGTCCGTCGACGACTCCGCCGCGGGCGGCAAGTACGCCGTCGTCCCGCTGCCCGGCGAGACCGCGGGCTCGATCGCCCCGGCGTTCGCGGGCGGCAACCTCCTCGGCGTCCTCAAGGGCACCCGGCACCGCACCCTCGCCACCGAGTTCGTGCAGCTCCTGGGCGGCAAGCGGTACCAGCGCGAGATGTTCGACGCGATGGGCAACCTGCCCACGTTCACCGACGTGCAGGCCGAGGTCGCCGCCGCGAACCCCGCCCTGGAGCCGTTCACCCGCACCCTGGAGGCGGGCACCCGGTTCGTCCCCGCCACCCCGGACTGGGCCAAGGTCGACGCTCAGGGCGTGCTGCCCACCCTCATCCAGGAGGTCGCCACCGGCGCCAAGGGCCTGGACGCGGCGGCGGCCGACGCGGCGGCCCGGATGAACGACATCTTCGGCTCATGACCGTCCACAGTGGACGCAGTGACACCCGCGCCGCGCTCGCCCACCTGGCCCCGGCGCTGCTGGTCCTGGTCGGCCTGCTCGGCTACCCGGTCTACCAGCTCGTCGTCATCTCCCTGTTCGACTACGGCCAGGAGCAGGTCAGCGGCGGCGCCCCGCTCACCTTCCTCGGCCTGGGCAACTACGCGGAACTGCTGGGGGACAGCAGGTTCTGGTCCGTGCTCGGCCAGACCGCGGGCTTCGCCGCGATCTGCGTCGGTGGCGCCCTGCTGGTCGGCGCGGTCCTCGCCGTCGTCGCCACCAGGGTCCGCCCGTGGGCCCGCGCCCTGCTGTTCCTGACCGCGCTCGGCGCCTGGTCCACCCCGGCCGTCGCGGGCTCCACGATCTGGCTGTTCCTGTTCGACGCGAGCTTCGGCTTCGTCAACGAGGCCCTCACCGCGCTCGGGATCGAGGGCGCGCGCGACTTCCCGTGGCTGTACGGGAGGTGGACCGCGTTCGGCGTCGTCGCCGCCGAGGTGGTCTGGTGCTCGTTCCCGTTCGTCATGCTCACCCTCTACGCGGGCATCCGCTCGATCCCCGGCGAGGTCCTGGAGGCCGCCGCGCTCGACGGGGCCTCCACCTGGCGGGCCGCCCGCAGCGTCGTGCTGCCCCTGCTCCGCCCGCTGCTGGTGATCGTCACCATCCAGTCGGTCATCTGGGACTTCAAGGTCTTCACCCAGGTCTACGTGATGACCAGCGGCGGCGGCATCGCAGGCCGCAACCTCGTGCTGGCCGTGCACGCCTACCAGCAGGCGTTCGCCGCCTCCGAGTACGGGATGGGCGCGGCGATCGGCGTCGTCACCACCGCGCTGCTGCTCCTGCTCACCGCGGGCTACCTGCGGGCGCTGCGCCGGGGAGGTGAGCCGCTGTGAGGCGCTGGGCCTGGGAGGCGGTCGCGGTCGGCGCGTCGCTCGTCGTCGCGTTCCCGCTGTACTGGATGGTGCTCACCGCGCTCAAGCCCGCCGCCGAGGTGGTGTCGGCCGAGCCGAGGCCGTGGACGCTCGCCCCGTCGCTGGACAGCTTCACCCGCGCCCTCACCGTCGAGAGCTTCGGCCGCTACCTGGCCAACAGCCTCGTCGTCGCGGTCGCGGTGGTGCTGCTGAGCCTGGTGCTGTCGTTCCTGGCGGCCACCGCGCTCACCCGGTTCCGGTTCACAGGCCGCACCACGATGCTGGTGATGCTGCTGGTGGTGCAGATGGTCCCGGTGGAGGCGCTGACCATCCCGCTGTTCTTCCTGGTGCGCCAGGTGGGTTCGGCCGTTCCCGCGCTCGGGCTCAACCACCTCGGCTCGCTCGTGCTGGTGCACCTGGCGTTCAGCCTGCCGTTCGCGATCTGGATGCTGCGCGGCTTCGTCGCGGCCGTTCCGGTGGAGCTGGAGGAGGCGGCGACCCTGGACGGCGCGTCCCGGACCAGGTTCCTGTGGGGGGTGCTGTTCCCGCTGGTCGCCCCCGGCCTGGTGGCGACGAGCGCGCTGTCGTTCATCCACGCCTGGAACGACTTCCTGTTCGCCAAGACGTTCATCATCTCCGCCGAGGAGAACCAGACCCTGCCGCTCGCGCTCCAGGTGTTCGTGCGGCCCGATCAGAACGACTGGGGGGCGATCATGGCCGGTTCCACCCTGATGACCTTGCCGGTGCTGGTGTTCTTCGTGCTGGTGCGGCGCAACCTCGTCGGCGGCCTCGCCGGGGCGGTGAAGTCGTGACGCTGCTGCCCGAACCGGTGTCGGTGGTCTGGGGCGGGGGGACCGTGCCGTGGTCGCCGCCGGTCGTGCGGCGCGCGCCCGGACCGGCCGAGGGCTACCGGATCTCCATCTCCGCCCGTGGCGTCCACGTCGAGGCGTCCGACGACGCCGGCGAGTTCTACGCCCACCAGACCCTGCGCCAGTTGCGCGGGCCCGACGCGTTCCGGGCCGCGCCGATCCGCCCCGACGGGCCCGTGCCGGTGTGCGAGATCGTCGACCGCCCCGAGCACCGGTGGCGCGGCTGCATGATCGACGTGGCGCGGCACTTCCTGCCCAAGCACGACCTGCTGCGGTACGTGGACCTGCTGGCCGCGCACAAGCTCAACGTGCTGCACCTGCACCTGACCGACGACCAGGGCTGGCGGGTCGAGTCCGAGCGCTTCCCGAGGCTGCACGAGGTCGGCGGCTGGCGGCCGGACTCGCGGTGGGGCGACCGGCGCGGCGGGCTGAGCACGGGCAGGCCGCACGGCGGGTACTACACGCGCGACGACCTGCGCGAGGTCGTGGCGTACGCGGCGGCGCGGCACGTGGGCGTGGTGCCGGAGATCGACGTGCCGGGGCACTCGCAGGCGGCCATCGCGGCGTACCCGGAGCTGGGCGTCGACGGCGGCGGGGTGTGGACCGACTGGGGGGTGAACCCGCGCGTCCTCAACGGGGCACAGTCCACAGTGGACTTCTACCGCGCGGTGTTCGACGAGCTGCTGGAGGTGTTCCCCGGCGAGGTGGTCGGCTTCGGCGGCGACGAGGCGCCGGGTGGCGACGGGCGGTTCGTGCGCCTGATCGCGGAGCACCTGGTGGCGCGCGGGCGCAGGCCGTACGGCTGGGACGAGGTGCTGGACGTCGAGGGCCTGCCGGAGGAGACGGTCATCGCGGCGTGGCGCTCGGAGGAGGCGGCGGAGCGGGCGCTGGAGCGCGGGCTGGACGTGGTCGCCTGCCCGGAGCGGCACGCGTACCTGGACTACCGGCAGTCCGAGGACGCGGACGAGCCGATCCCGGTGGGCACGGTCCTCACCACCGAGGCCGTGCGCGCGTACCGGCCGCCCGCCGGGGTGCTCGGCGCGCAGGCGAACATCTGGACCGAGCACCTGGACAGCCCGAGGCGCCTGGACTACGCCGCGTTCCCGAGGCTCTCGGCGTTCGCGGAGGTGGCGTGGAACCCGGCCCCGGTGGACGGGGCCGGGTTCGCGGCGAGGCTGGGCGCGCACCTGCCCAGGCTCGCCGCGCTCGGCGTCGAGCACCGCCCGCCGGGCGGACCGCTGCCGTGGCAGCGCCTGCCAGGGGTGCCCGGCCACCCGCGCTGATCACGCCTCCTCGGGCACGAGGACCCACGCGGCGAGGTAGAGGATCGCGCCCGCGCCCACGCCGAACAGCGTGGCGGCGACGAGCAGGATGCGGAGCAGCGCGGCGTCGACGCCGAGCATCTTCGCCGCGCCGCCGCACACGCCGGCGATCATGCGGTCGGTGCGGCTGCGGCGGAACTGCTTGACCTTGGTCGTGGCCTGCGCGGTGGCCTCGCCGAGCTTGGCGGCGGCGTCGTTGAGCGAGTTGTTCGTCATGGCTCAAGAGTGCCCCGCGAACGGGCCGCTGCCATCGGGGTCTGACCCTGACTTCCCCCGGAGCCGGGGCCTCGGGGTCGGGGGGGCGCGGCGGGCGCCGGGCCGGGTGGCGCCTTCGACCCCACGAAGCCGCCCACCGGTTCGGGGCGTGACGGTGGTTCCGCGCGTCGGGCATCGTGGGGGACCGGTTCCCGCGCCCCTCCTGGAGGTCGGCTGTGCGCGACGTGCTCCCCGACCTGGTCAGGCGGGTCGCCGGTGGTGAGGTGGTCGGGGTGGGGACGGTGGTCGCCACGTTCAGCTCCGCGCCCCGGCCGCCCGGCGCGGCGATGCTCGTGGGCGCGGACGGCTCCGCCGTGGGCAGCGTGTCCGGGGGGTGCGTGGAGGGGGCGGTGCACGAGCTGGCGCTCGGGGTCGTCGGGGGCGGGGCGCCGGTGCTGCGGCGGTTCGGGGTCAGCGACGACGACGCGTTCGACGTCGGGCTCACCTGCGGCGGGATCATCGACGTGTACGTCGAGGCGGTGTCGGCGGCCGGGTTCCCCGAGCTGCCGCTGGTCGACGCCTCGGTGCGGGCCGGGGAGGCGGTGGCCGTCGCGACCGCCGTCGAGCACCCGACCCGCGCGGGCGCCCGCCTGGTCGTGTGGCCGGACCGGGTGGCCGGGGGGCTCGGGTCGGCGCGGGTGGACGACGCCGTGGCCGACGACGCGCGCGGGCTGCTCGCGGCGGGGCGCAGCGGGGTGCTGCGGTACGGGCCGGACGGGCAGCGGCGGGGCGAGGGGCTGTCGGTGTTCGTGAACTCCTTCGAGCCGCCGCCGAGGCTGCTGGTGTTCGGCGCGATCGACTTCGCCGCCGCGATGGCCCGCCTCGGCGCGTTCCTCGGCTACCGCGTGACGGTCTGCGACGCCCGCCCGGTCTTCGCCACCGCGGCCCGCTTCCCGCAGGCGGACGAGGTGGTCGTCGACTGGCCGCACCGCTACCTGGCCGCCGAGGCGGCGGCGGGGCGGGTCGACCGGCGCACGGCGGTCGCGGTGCTGACGCACGACCCGAAGTTCGACGTCCCCCTGCTGGAGGTCGCCCTGCGGCTCGACCTGGGCTACGTGGGCGCGATGGGCTCGCGCCGCGCGCACCACGACCGGACGGCCCGGCTGCGGGCGGCGGGGGTGGCGGAGGCGGAGCTGGAACGGCTGTCGTCGCCGATCGGGCTGGACCTGGGGGCGCGGACGCCGGAGGAGACGGCGGTGTCGATCGCGGCGGAGATGATCTCGCTGCGGTGGGGCGGAGGGGGCGCTCGGCTGACCACGACCGAGGGAGCGATCCACCGGTGACGGGTGGCGGGTGGCGGGCGGCGGGTGGCGAGGGCTTGTGGCGGGCGCGGGTGGCGGTGGGCACGGGGCGCGGAAGGCTCGCGACGGGCGACGGGCGACGGGCGACGGGTAGTGGGCGGCGGGTGACGGGCTGCGGGGGCGGGCGACAGGCGGCGGCCGACGGGCGGCGGGTAGTGAATGACGGGCTGCGGACTGCGGGCTGCGGGCTGCGGGTAGTGGGTGACGGGCTGCGGGCGGCGGGCGGCAGGGGGCGGGCGATGGCCGACGGGGGCGGATGGCTGGGCAGGGGCCGCCGTGCGTGGGCGCGGGTGCCGGGGCCAGGCCCGTCTGCCGGTGATCGGCGGTGCGGCAGCCGCGCCACCGGTGCGACCGAGCGGTGGTCGGCAAAACCACACCCCTCGCCGCCGGGCGTGGCCGGTGGTTCCCCGCCGTCGGCAGCCCACCGGCGGCAGCCCGCCAGCGGCAGCCCGCCGGCGGTGGCCCCCACCCGCCGTCCTGGCGGTCGCTCTAGCATCGGCGGGTGCTCGTCTACTCGATCCCCATGCGCACCCGGTTCCGCGGCATCACCGTCCGCGAGGGCGTGCTGCTGGAGGGGGAGCGCGGGTGGGGGGAGTTCTGCGCCTTCCTCGACTACTCCGACGCCGAGTGCGCCCCCTGGCTCGCCTGCGCCGTCGAGGCGGCCGAGGAGGGGTGGCCCGCGCCGGTGCGGGAGCGGGTCGCGGTGAACTGCACCGTGCCGGTCGTGTCCCCCGAGCGGGCGCACGCCCTGGTCTCCGCCTCCGGCTGCGGCACCGCCAAGGTCAAGGTCGCCGACCCCGGCGCGCCGCTCGCCGAGGACCTCGAACGGGTCGCGGCGGTCCGCGACGCGCTCGGGCCCGGTGGGGCCGTGCGGGTCGACGCGAACGCCGCCTGGGACGTGGACACCGCCGTCGCCGCCATCCGCGCGCTCGACCGCGCCGCGGGCGGCCTCGAGTACGTCGAGCAGCCCTGCCGCACCGTCGAGGAGCTGGCCGCCGTGCGCCGCCGCGTGGACGTGCGGATCGCGGCCGACGAGTCGATCCGCCGCGCCGAGGACCCCCTGCGGGTCGCGGTCGCGGGCGCGGCCGACGTCGCGGTGATCAAGGTCGCCCCGCTCGGCGGGGTCCGGCGGGCGCTGCGGGTGGCCGAGGCGTGCGGGCTGCCGTGCGTGGTGTCGTCGGCGGTGGAGACCTCGGTCGGCATGGCGGCCGGGCTCGCGCTCGCGGGCGCGCTGCCCGAGCTGGACTTCGCCTGCGGCCTCGGCACCCTGCCCCTGCTCGACGGCGACGTCGCCACCGCCTCGCTCGTCCCGGTCGACGGTTGGCTCCCGGTCCCGACCGCGCCCCCGGTCCCGGACCGCGCCGAGGAGTTCGCCGCCGACCCGGAGACCGCCCTGCGGTGGTGGGAGCGCCTCGCGCGGGTCGAGCGCGTGCGCGGGTGACCCGCGGGCGGGTGATCCAGGGGGCGGGTGGTCCGGGGGCTCGACGGGCGCGCGGAGAACCGCCCGCCGAACCCCGGTCCGATCACCCGACGTCATTTCCCGGAAAACGATCACGTGTCCCGTTCGTGACATTCCGCGGGACGCCCACCGGGGGCCTCACCGCCCTTCCGGCGAAATCGCGGAAAAAGCTAGCCCGTACAGCCGCCGTCACCCCGCTGAACGGGTGAAGATCATCCGATCTTCGGCCCCAGAAGATCATCCGCGTCCACGATCCGATAGGCGTAACCCTGCTCCGCCAGGAACCGCTGCCGGTGCGCCGCGTAATCGGTGTCGAGCGTGTCCCGCGAGACCACCGAGTAGAAGTGCGCCTGCCGCCCGTCCGCCTTCGGCCGCAGCAACCGCCCCAACCGCTGCGCCTCCTCCTGCCGCGACCCGAACGTCCCCGACACCTGCACCGCCACCGACGCCTCCGGCAGGTCGATCGAGAAGTTCGCGACCTTCGACACCACCAGCGTGCTCAGCTCCCCGCGCCGGAACGCGTCGAACAGCTCCTCGCGCTCCTTGTTCTTCGTCGCCCCCTGCACCACCGGGGCCCCCAGCGCCGCGCCCAGCTCCTCCAGCTGGTCCAGGTACGCGCCGATCACCAGCGCGGGCTCGCCGGGGTGCTTGTCCAGCACCGCCTTCACCACCGGCAGCTTCGTCCGCGCCGTCGAGCACAGCTTGTACCGCTCCTCCGGCTCGGCCGTCGCGTACCCGAGCCGCTCGGCGTCGGTCAGCGTCACCCGCACCTCGGTGCACTCGGCGGGCGCGATCCACCCCTGCGCCTCGATGTCCCGCCACGGCACGTCGAACCGCTTGGGCCCGATCAGGGAGAACACCTCCCCCTCCTGCCCGTCCTCGCGCACCAGCGTCGCCGTCAGCCCCAGCCGCCGCCGCGACTGGAGGTCGGCGGTCATCCGGAACACCGGCGCGGGCAGCAGGTGCACCTCGTCGTAGACGATCAGGCCCCAGTCCCGCGAGTCGAACAGCTCCAGGTGCTTGTACTCGCCCTTCGACTTCCGGGTGATCACCTGGTAGGTGGCGATCGTCACCGGGCGGATCTCCTTGCGCTCGCCCGAGTACTCGCCGACCTCGTCCTCGGTCAGCGAGGTCCGCGCGACCAGCTCCCGCTTCCACTGCCGCCCGGCGACCGTGTTCGTCACCAGGATCAGCGTGGTCGCCCCGGCCTCGGCCATGGCCGCCGCCCCGACCATCGTCTTGCCCGCCCCGCACGGCAGCACCACGACCCCGGACCCGCCCGCCCAGAACGCCTGCGCGGCCAGCCGCTGGTAGTCGCGCAGCTGCCAGCCCTCCTCGACCAGGTCGATCGGGTGCGCCTCGCCGTCCACGTACCCGGCCAGGTCCTCGGCGGGCCAGCCGACCTTGAGCAGCAGCTGCTTCAGCCTGCCTCGCTCGCTCGGGTGAACCACGACCGTGTCGTCGTCGATCCGCGCGCCGAACATCGGCTTGATCTTCTTGTGCCGCAGCACCTCCTCCAGCACCGCCCGGTCGAGCGACTGGAGCACCAGGCCGTGCGCGGGGTGCGTGCTGAGCTGGAGCCTGCCGTAGCGGCCCATCACGTCGACCACGTCCACCAGCAGCGGCTGCGGCACCGGGTAGCGGGAGAACCGCACCAGCGCGTCCACGACCTGCTCGGCGTCGTGCCCGGCGGCCCGCGCGTTCCACAGCGCCAGCGGCGTCACCCGGTAGGTGTGCACGTGCTCGGGGGCCCGCTCCAGCTCGGCGAACGGCGCGATCGCCGCCCGCGCCTCGTCGGCCGCCGGGTGGTCGACCTCCAGCAGCAGGGTCTTGTCCGACTGGACGATCAGGGGGCCGTCGGTCACGGGCGCGCTCTCCTCGGTTGGGGCGGGGGTGTGGTGCGGGCGTCCCACCAGTGTGCGCGCCGGGCGCAAGTACGCTGTCCCGCGCCGTGGCCAGCGAGGTCGCGCAGCGACAGCCGAGGTGGTCATGAGCAGCGACGACGCCAGGAACGACACCGGCGGCAGGCCCGCGCCCAACCGCAAGGTCATCGCCGTCGCCGCCGTCGCGGTGGCCGTCCTCGCCATCGCGGGGTACGCGGTCCACGCCCTCACGGGCCCTGGCTCGTCGGCGGGCGAGTGCGTCCGGATCACCGGTGCGGACGGCGACTCGCTCGCGGTCACCCCCGACGACTGCGACGCGGACCTGGCCAACTTCCGGGTCGGCAAGGTCGTGGACGGCGCCGACGCGCCGTGCCCCGAGGAGGGCGTCTACACCGAGGCGCGCGGCCAGGGCTCCAGCACGCTCTGCCTGCTGCCGAACATGGTCGAGGGCGCCTGCTACGGCCCGGACGACCGGGGCTTCGGCGGCCTGGTCAGGTCCGCCTGCACCGGCGAGGCGACGATCAAGGTGACCAAGGTCATCGAGGGCTCCACCGACACCTCCGGCTGCCCGGACGGCGCGGGCATGTCCTACCCCGAGCCGCCCATCACGTTCTGCGTCGTCCCGGCCGACCTGTAACCGGTAGGGGTGAACCCGCTCAACCGCGCCGAGTGATTGTGCCGATGCCCCGTCCATGAGAGAGAGCGGATGGCTGATCGGCGCGGCGGCGCTGGTCCTGGCCGGGGGCTGGCTGCTGGCCGCCCCCACGGCGGGTGAGGACCTGCCCAGCGCGGGCGACTGCGCGAGCTTCGTCGGCACGGCGGACGCCCCCGGCTACGCGGCGCTGGACTGCGGGGCGGAGCAGGCGAACGCGCGGGTGCTCGGCGTGGCCGAGGTCGCGGACGCCTGCCCCGGTTCCGACGCGCGGCCCACGGCGGGCGGCGCGGTGTGCCTCGGACCCAACCTGGTGGCGGGGCACTGCTACCGGGACGACCTCCAGATGGGCCTCGTCCGGGTGACGTGCGACACGTTTGGGGCGGTCAAAATCCTGAAAGTGGCAAACAGCACATTTCCGTGCGAAGAGGGTGATCTGCTCACCCTCGGCGACCGCTCGACCGCGTTCTGCGCAACCCGCGCCGCCGACTCGCGGTAGCGACCCCGCACGCGCGCGCCGCCGGGAGGCGTGCCACCCCGCCCGGTCGGGGATACGTTCTCCGGGTCCGCCCCGCGAGAGGACGACCCGGTGACCACGCCCCCAGAAGGCCCGCAAGACCCCTGGCAGCCCTCCTGGCGGCCGGAGCCCGAGCAGCGG encodes:
- a CDS encoding LppU/SCO3897 family protein, encoding MSSDDARNDTGGRPAPNRKVIAVAAVAVAVLAIAGYAVHALTGPGSSAGECVRITGADGDSLAVTPDDCDADLANFRVGKVVDGADAPCPEEGVYTEARGQGSSTLCLLPNMVEGACYGPDDRGFGGLVRSACTGEATIKVTKVIEGSTDTSGCPDGAGMSYPEPPITFCVVPADL
- a CDS encoding PspC domain-containing protein encodes the protein MTNNSLNDAAAKLGEATAQATTKVKQFRRSRTDRMIAGVCGGAAKMLGVDAALLRILLVAATLFGVGAGAILYLAAWVLVPEEA
- a CDS encoding o-succinylbenzoate synthase — encoded protein: MLVYSIPMRTRFRGITVREGVLLEGERGWGEFCAFLDYSDAECAPWLACAVEAAEEGWPAPVRERVAVNCTVPVVSPERAHALVSASGCGTAKVKVADPGAPLAEDLERVAAVRDALGPGGAVRVDANAAWDVDTAVAAIRALDRAAGGLEYVEQPCRTVEELAAVRRRVDVRIAADESIRRAEDPLRVAVAGAADVAVIKVAPLGGVRRALRVAEACGLPCVVSSAVETSVGMAAGLALAGALPELDFACGLGTLPLLDGDVATASLVPVDGWLPVPTAPPVPDRAEEFAADPETALRWWERLARVERVRG
- a CDS encoding carbohydrate ABC transporter permease gives rise to the protein MRRWAWEAVAVGASLVVAFPLYWMVLTALKPAAEVVSAEPRPWTLAPSLDSFTRALTVESFGRYLANSLVVAVAVVLLSLVLSFLAATALTRFRFTGRTTMLVMLLVVQMVPVEALTIPLFFLVRQVGSAVPALGLNHLGSLVLVHLAFSLPFAIWMLRGFVAAVPVELEEAATLDGASRTRFLWGVLFPLVAPGLVATSALSFIHAWNDFLFAKTFIISAEENQTLPLALQVFVRPDQNDWGAIMAGSTLMTLPVLVFFVLVRRNLVGGLAGAVKS
- a CDS encoding LppU/SCO3897 family protein, which gives rise to MRESGWLIGAAALVLAGGWLLAAPTAGEDLPSAGDCASFVGTADAPGYAALDCGAEQANARVLGVAEVADACPGSDARPTAGGAVCLGPNLVAGHCYRDDLQMGLVRVTCDTFGAVKILKVANSTFPCEEGDLLTLGDRSTAFCATRAADSR
- a CDS encoding carbohydrate ABC transporter permease codes for the protein MTVHSGRSDTRAALAHLAPALLVLVGLLGYPVYQLVVISLFDYGQEQVSGGAPLTFLGLGNYAELLGDSRFWSVLGQTAGFAAICVGGALLVGAVLAVVATRVRPWARALLFLTALGAWSTPAVAGSTIWLFLFDASFGFVNEALTALGIEGARDFPWLYGRWTAFGVVAAEVVWCSFPFVMLTLYAGIRSIPGEVLEAAALDGASTWRAARSVVLPLLRPLLVIVTIQSVIWDFKVFTQVYVMTSGGGIAGRNLVLAVHAYQQAFAASEYGMGAAIGVVTTALLLLLTAGYLRALRRGGEPL
- a CDS encoding DNA repair helicase XPB, which produces MTDGPLIVQSDKTLLLEVDHPAADEARAAIAPFAELERAPEHVHTYRVTPLALWNARAAGHDAEQVVDALVRFSRYPVPQPLLVDVVDVMGRYGRLQLSTHPAHGLVLQSLDRAVLEEVLRHKKIKPMFGARIDDDTVVVHPSERGRLKQLLLKVGWPAEDLAGYVDGEAHPIDLVEEGWQLRDYQRLAAQAFWAGGSGVVVLPCGAGKTMVGAAAMAEAGATTLILVTNTVAGRQWKRELVARTSLTEDEVGEYSGERKEIRPVTIATYQVITRKSKGEYKHLELFDSRDWGLIVYDEVHLLPAPVFRMTADLQSRRRLGLTATLVREDGQEGEVFSLIGPKRFDVPWRDIEAQGWIAPAECTEVRVTLTDAERLGYATAEPEERYKLCSTARTKLPVVKAVLDKHPGEPALVIGAYLDQLEELGAALGAPVVQGATKNKEREELFDAFRRGELSTLVVSKVANFSIDLPEASVAVQVSGTFGSRQEEAQRLGRLLRPKADGRQAHFYSVVSRDTLDTDYAAHRQRFLAEQGYAYRIVDADDLLGPKIG
- a CDS encoding beta-N-acetylhexosaminidase, producing the protein MTLLPEPVSVVWGGGTVPWSPPVVRRAPGPAEGYRISISARGVHVEASDDAGEFYAHQTLRQLRGPDAFRAAPIRPDGPVPVCEIVDRPEHRWRGCMIDVARHFLPKHDLLRYVDLLAAHKLNVLHLHLTDDQGWRVESERFPRLHEVGGWRPDSRWGDRRGGLSTGRPHGGYYTRDDLREVVAYAAARHVGVVPEIDVPGHSQAAIAAYPELGVDGGGVWTDWGVNPRVLNGAQSTVDFYRAVFDELLEVFPGEVVGFGGDEAPGGDGRFVRLIAEHLVARGRRPYGWDEVLDVEGLPEETVIAAWRSEEAAERALERGLDVVACPERHAYLDYRQSEDADEPIPVGTVLTTEAVRAYRPPAGVLGAQANIWTEHLDSPRRLDYAAFPRLSAFAEVAWNPAPVDGAGFAARLGAHLPRLAALGVEHRPPGGPLPWQRLPGVPGHPR
- a CDS encoding XdhC family protein, with the protein product MRDVLPDLVRRVAGGEVVGVGTVVATFSSAPRPPGAAMLVGADGSAVGSVSGGCVEGAVHELALGVVGGGAPVLRRFGVSDDDAFDVGLTCGGIIDVYVEAVSAAGFPELPLVDASVRAGEAVAVATAVEHPTRAGARLVVWPDRVAGGLGSARVDDAVADDARGLLAAGRSGVLRYGPDGQRRGEGLSVFVNSFEPPPRLLVFGAIDFAAAMARLGAFLGYRVTVCDARPVFATAARFPQADEVVVDWPHRYLAAEAAAGRVDRRTAVAVLTHDPKFDVPLLEVALRLDLGYVGAMGSRRAHHDRTARLRAAGVAEAELERLSSPIGLDLGARTPEETAVSIAAEMISLRWGGGGARLTTTEGAIHR